Proteins encoded by one window of Terriglobales bacterium:
- a CDS encoding GAF domain-containing protein, with product MDQHAGLLAELRTFAATAASAQSLMQHVSDTLHEKMVRYNWVGFYLIDPSDPGYLVLGPFAGSFTPHGRIPLDDGLCGACAASGKTVLVQDVTKDLRYLQGSQDTKSEMVAPVLVQGRVAGELDINSYFANTFGPADRQFVEDCATLVAEYLASHPAG from the coding sequence ATGGACCAACACGCCGGGCTGCTCGCAGAGTTGCGGACCTTCGCGGCCACCGCCGCCTCCGCCCAGTCCCTGATGCAGCACGTCTCCGACACCCTGCACGAGAAGATGGTGCGCTACAACTGGGTGGGCTTCTACCTCATCGACCCGAGCGATCCCGGCTACCTGGTGCTGGGCCCGTTCGCCGGCAGCTTCACGCCCCACGGGCGCATCCCCCTGGACGATGGCCTGTGCGGCGCCTGCGCTGCCAGCGGCAAGACGGTGCTGGTGCAGGACGTGACCAAGGACCTGCGCTACCTGCAAGGCTCGCAGGACACCAAGTCGGAGATGGTGGCGCCGGTGCTGGTCCAGGGCCGGGTGGCCGGAGAGCTGGACATCAACAGCTACTTCGCCAACACCTTCGGCCCCGCCGACCGCCAGTTCGTGGAGGACTGCGCCACCCTGGTGGCCGAGTACCTAGCCAGCCATCCTGCGGGTTAG